The Amaranthus tricolor cultivar Red isolate AtriRed21 chromosome 2, ASM2621246v1, whole genome shotgun sequence genome contains the following window.
CTTACTAAAAGGGTAACCATCCGCACAGTAAGAGCATTTTCTGAACTTTGCATTGGAATAGTAGCTTTTGTTTGCCAGATCCCACCAGATTTTTCTGGCTCCAAGACCCGAACTTCAAATGCATCTATAGTGTAAGTTCTCTGTAATTCATCAGCACTAAGATTGTCATGATCGATCTGATGGCCAGCTTCTTGATCAACTAGAGTTGAGAGAATCTGATTTAAAGGCTTCACAACCTGCAAGAGATGGTATCCTTTATAATTGCagttaataataacattaacatatatttgcAGCCCCGTAAGCCCACAAAATAAACTGAAGTACATTGAAAGAGACAATAACAAACAAGAAGATGCATGTAGTCTTAATTTTTCATATCTAAATACACTAGGATCTAAATACACTAGTCAGTCTTAAATAGCCAAGAAAATGCCACCAATGAGGCAGCAGCCTGCAGTCCAACTGCCAAGTTGGTATTCAGCATGATACAGAAGATATTACCCACAAAAATAAGGAAGACAACAGATTTTGACGTTTCAAGTATTAAATTGCTTTAACAAtcttaaatcatgtgcacttttaatttatataaagttgCAGATGACGTTTGCTAACAAGGTTCAATCGGaataacctctttgttagttttatcatttaacaacggtaaggttgcgtacatccgacCCTTCCAAACCCAACCCTAGGTGGAAatcacttaatggcattggggttaCAGAATTTTTCATAATCTGAAATATTAGTCTATCACTCTATATTTTCTGTAGCTATGATCCTGAATCATCCATTTTCTATCACACATATTTCAGCCAGTTCACACATAATCTTATGCAAATAAAGTAACCAACTAAAACTATGTTAAAgacaaaatttgatttattcaaattcaaatttataataaacaattaacaaaaGAATACATCATTCTCTCACATATACTATGCCCTTTACCTTCCTGGAATCAGTCACGTTATaggctatgttacttggactcgggtactgatgttggatactgTTACGTGTCCAAATGCCGGGTACGTCTGATTGTTCAATTTTATGCCTAAAAtaagtgtctaagtgtcataccaatgtccaAGCATCAAGGATaagacacgggtacgtgaagcaaaatgaagagtacGAGTAACATAAGTTGTAGGCAACAAAATTTGTTAGCTCCCGAGAGTATGTATAAAAAGGGCAACATCTTCATCCATGTATACAAAGATTCCACCTTTTCACACTTTAAGATAGTCTAGAGGATGTTCTCTCCActttattacttattcttattgaaaATTACAATCAGTTCAAATTACATGATAAATGATAACAATAGTAATCATTATAatcaataatatcaataatagtgGTAATATCCATATTTtgtagtgataataataatgataacaacaaaaataacaaaataataataataataataataataataataataataataataataactattattattattattattataaaaacaataataaaaataatagtaattataacaattataataataataacatattaatattactaaatttagaaaaataatacttctaataagaacaattaaaaaataggAGTAAATAATAGTAGTAAAGATAATAAAATCAGTACAAGAacattttttactttaattggAATCGAATAAGACCAAATCAATATTAAACCTCAACAAATTCATACCAAAATTAATCAAAGACAATGAAAACAAGCTCTTAATCTACTCCCACGTAACAAATGCAAAGggattttaaaataaagagCCCACATAAACCACATTTCAACAAGGACATAGAGAAGCTTAATCAGAAGCTTGAgattttaatctttatttaAACTTTCAAGGTTCTTAGGCGTTGGTTATTTCTAAAAGACCTTTCGTAAATCCTAAGTGCGGTATAATCTGACAAATACACTGACAATTGGTAGTCTTAATATTGATGACATGATCCAAAAGTGAATATCATGATTTGTTGTGCAAAATCAATTGTGAATCCTAATCACATCTTTCATTATTGTCTTATCGCTGCCATCTCTGAAAGTTGTCTGCTTGGCTTGACATACCTTCAGTTGTCCAGACAACTAATTTGACTTGGTCATATATGTGCACTTTGAGATACAGAGGAAAAAAAGAAGTCTttgtaatttctagaatttcAACTCTATAGTCTTGTTTAACACACAGTTTTGGTAGCATAAGATATCTATCTTTTTGTAAGCTAAGAGCCAACACTAACCTGATTTTGAACAATAAAAGAAACCAGGTTCACACATAAGACATAATCAAAAGCTAGGACATTAATTGTGATATGGGAAGCGTTCACAGTTGAAAAGAGGCCAAACATTGCGAGGGCCGAGGAGGGAATACAATAAGTTAAAAACAACTTAAAGACAGCTTACGGTCAACGCAAAAAATCAAGGTATTACCTGAAAAACACAATAATGAATgtagaaaaaacaaaaatacagAAAATGCAGGAAAAGTCAACATTGGTTTATTTAAAAACTGAAACGTCAAGAATCAATGTCACATTATGGAAAAATCATTAAGCCCACCAGCTCCTCAGTCCCTAACTCACAGAAACCAAAGTTTAAGAACTCACAGGATATGAAACAATAAGTGGGTACAAGTTCTTCTCAGCATAGTAGGTAACTTGATGTGGAGTTCCCTTCAAAGGCATCTTACAAGAAAAAAGATTTAAGTGAGCTCATCAACAATTGTTGGTTCCAGCATACATTTAACATATCCAATTCTGAAAGAAATTAAAGGAAAACTGACTTTTTGCACAGGCCAGTAATTGTCATAGCTCAGTCCTGCTGGCAGTTGACATATTTTAAGAAATCCCTATCacgtcaaattaaaaataaaaaaaaattcagtcaAGTATGAGCTAGAATTGTAGACCAATGTGCCAAAGGTGAGAATATAACCTGTGAGGTCACATATATGAATCCATGATTGCAATTTACATTGTGAAGAACTGTAAAAGCAGCAATGGCTCCATCGCATAACTGCAGTGAAATAATGACTAGTGTTAAAGTAAGACCTTGAAACAGCATGCAAACATGACAGGTAAGAAACTAAGAAAGCCAATGGTAGGACATGGAGTCAAAATTTGTCAAAAGCCATTCTTAAAATAATTGCAAAGTACATATAACTATGAAGAGAAAGGTGTCCTGATTGGGTACGGGGAAGGGGAAGATCCTATCAATTATGCATAAACTAAGCTGACCTGTGGATGAACACGTAGACGCTCCCTGAAGACCATAAACCAAGCTGGTCTAATCCCGGATAGAAAAAATCCCTGATGACCACCAACGTTCTTGAAAGTAGAAATGCGAGGAAGGGAACCTTCCACAGGCACTTCCTCCCGCGTATACATGTCCAATGGAATGCGCAGAAACCTCAAATTTCGTAGCCTTGAAGGACTTTCACTATCAAGAGTAATCGAAACTTTTCCTCCTTTTCCATCTTCATTTTTAACATTTTCCGGAGCTTCAAATAGATATGCATGGTAACATAGAATAGTTCCGTCAGTGAGTATTCCAAATAGAAAAGGACGGCTGTGCTTTCCTGACCATCTGTGCATTGCCAATTCAGTAACTTTAATGTTTTGAGCATTTTCTTTTCTAACATGGCCTGTCGTATCCTCAGAAATCTTGGAAACCCCATGAGGTTCCAGAAGTGAATCTTTGACATGAGAATCAGTGAGATAGGCCTTTCCTGAGACAAATTTTTCCACTGAAAAAACACATTTAAAACTTGGCACATCAAATATTTCAAGTGTGCCATTATCATAACAAGTGATACAGTAGATATCCCCATCATGAGTTACCCCATCTGATCCATCAACAGCTTCACCAACACCAGTTAAAAGCCACGCATCAGTACTAGCCTTACGAAGCCACGGTTCTGGACCCCTATCATTATAAAGAGTGCAGGCAGAAATAGACTTCTTTGAACCTTCAAAAACTGAAGGAACATTGATGGAAACAGAGCAATTAGAAGGATCTGCATGCCAGAATTTGAAATTTAGATATTTGGACAAATAATTACATCTAAATACATGACAATAGAGTAATCATTACCTCCAACAAGAAGCTGGATACTTCCATCACTCATCTTTAGTAGTACATACGGATCAGCAATTGAAACTGCTGAAACATATAAGCTGTCAGACCCTGAACCTGATTCACCGCTGTTGGGTCCAAAATTTAGCTCTTGGGTCATAAATGAACCATCTAAGATTCGGGCACCACGAGCATAGACCTGAATAACACGTCGCCTAGAAATAGAAGCAAAAACAAGAAGGGACAAGAAAGCACATCAGTACATTATATCCAATGATCACCAGAGCATTAAATGGTTGAAGTAAGGATACAGTCCATCCAGGATTTGGGAAAGCACATCAGTAGATTATAGGAAAAACTGTCATCAATAATAAAACCTAAGAGCGATCCGCTTAAAATAAACCcacctattatttattttttaataaactcaCCTAATGAGGGATCTTGCTCATAACATTCCATAATTACCTGCAACCGGTTAAATTTTCCCAAAGTGAGTTTGCCTTTAGCTCTTCCTTAGTCCCACCAACATCAACCCATTCTCTCTCTCCACCCACATGAACTCATTCTCTCTTCCAcccaaaattataagaaatggACAACACCACAATACAATTGAAATACAAAAAAGAGATTAAAGCCTTAAGGGTCACAATTATCCCTTGTTCTTGATCATAATTCTGTTCTAATGCTAAAATAGTGACCCAAAAAGAGAGATTAAGGGCATTCTTCAACAGTAGATGGCTAGTATTACTGTATTAGTGGCTTCAATGTGGGTTGAATCATGTGCATGAGTTCGGTATTTGTTTGGAAGCATATCCCTGTAATAAATTAAGAGCACTATGGGCTATAGTCATAAGCAAATATCTTACATTGGTGTGGCTAGAACCTTGGGTGATTGCATAGGAGTGTTTGCTGGTGTCTTTTTAGAAATTCTGCCTTTTTTGGGATTTGTAAGTTTGGGTTTTGCATAATTTTATTGGAATGGATTTCTTTGGCTAATTATTGCCAACTGATGGAATAATTTACTCTTGTGGGTGATATGTTCGTAAATTAAGCTTAGCAGAAATataattgtttgtttgatgttGTAGTTTGATTGCATATTAGCAAATATGATGATGAATGAGACACTTGAATTCCTTGAAAGACTTCATCTGTAGAAAGGTAGAAAGTGGAGTTGATGAAAATGGTGGAAAATGGAGTACATTCGCATGGTGGTAACCTAGctttaaagtaaaaaaaaacagTTGGTGACCCTTTGTTGCCGGTTATTCACCTGCTAGGAGTACTATGAGCAAGGTACCCATTAGatgaatttattaaaaaataaacaataagtgCGTTAATTTTTAGCGGATTAAAAGCTACATGATACATACATCTTTTGAAATAAGTGAATTACATCGCAAAATTTGCCCTATCCTAGCTACTATCCACAATCCAGAACCTTTTACTCTTTCAAAAGCTAAAGCCTAGTATTTAACAGGAACTAAATGGATGGAACCTTGCCAGTCTTAACAAAAATAGTTGCAATAGAAGCGCTCCACCATTTCCCAATAAAGTTTGAACAGAATCAAAGGACCCCACAGCCTGCTTTTTCACTGACGAAATATGAGCTCACATCTCCAAATATAAAGGATCATTGTTCATCACACTACTAATATGTAGGCATAAAGTTTCTTAATAGCAGCAGGACATATATCAAAAGGGGATGATATTCTTTACTAAAAGAGCAGAGAAAGAATGCTCTTGATGCCAGATTTCGTGTCGCATTATCTACCTAGTAACAGACCAAGGGATATAGAGAGAATCCAGCAAAAAATACTGCTATCAACTAGAGTATGGAGTGAATAATTGTAAAGCATCTCATTTATTCTATTGACATCCATAAGACACTGACATTATGAAGCATTTCCTCAAATTTTCATTCCATAGCCTTAGCATAAAAACTATTAGAGCCATTTGCAAAAGTAAATGTTTTAACACCAAGCTCTTGGAAGAACCCAAAATCCCTTCTAAACACAAATTTGAACTTCACatgcatagtgcaaaaacaaggccataTCGAATTGTATCGTCCGAATCGTAAAGGTTTTCAATTTTACCGAACTGGTATTACCTGTATCGTAAAGGTGTAACAAAAACCGCATTTTAGGGCGTTCCAAGTGATATTTCATAGTTTAGACAGTTAGACCGATATTTGACAGGTACGGCAACATCATCCTCGTTACCGCATCACTATGTCCATAAcggcatttttgcactatgttccCAAGAAGACAAGTTCAACACGATAATAGGTTCACAACCACTAACTAGCAAGTATCGAGCTGACTGTACGAAGAAAATAGAGCAATATGATTTGAAGATAGCAAATAAGCATAGCTACTAGCTAGTTCTATGAACTTGAAGAAAACCTCCTGTCTAACAATAGACATTAATCAAGTGAGTTAAACGTGTAGCATTAAATTTTTTACCTTCCAAATAAATTTCCTGCAGCAATTGTACTCCCTTGGACATAATAATCAACACTTTCAGTAACTTCCCCAAGAAGATCAGCTGTTTCAAGAACCtaaacaaataattacaaaaagaaatataaatactATCCCCCACTTTTTTAATTGTTACACTCCTCTCAAAAGGCTCTCACATAAAAAGGGGGATGTAACAACTAAAAAACAGAAGATCCAAACAGCAATTAAAGGAAAAGCTTCAGACCATCCACAACTCGCATGTAAAATTTCACAACCACAAAACTCGAGCTATCAATTTAGATAAGCAGCAGTAGAAATAAAATTATGTAGAGGAACAGATTTGTATGGAACATGATAAAAAGGCAGCTCATGTTTACCAGAACCTGAAGATATTAAGACGGCTAAGCCTGGGAAAAGGTGTCAATGTTCAATGTACATTTGAATCTTATTTACAAGTGCAAGAAATGTTCTCTCTTATCAACAATCATTAGGAAGCTGATAGTCAAGCCACGGAACATCTCAGTCATCCCAGCATCAACTCTCGGATTTAAATCATATGATTTGTATTTCTAGCGAGCAAAGAACAGACAGAGTTTAGATATACCAAGTCTCTTGTCTGCTTTGCAATACACTGCTAAAGGACTAGGCCAAAATGGGTCAAAAGTGACAAAGAACTTTGATAATAGTTCCCCAGTACCATCCATAGAAACACAAAAACTACCAGAAACATCAAAATCCAAATTAACTTACTCATGACATAACCCAGAATGGCAGAATCAAAGTCAAGATCCTAAAGCAGAAAATCATCATGGATTGCAGCACCTGAATCTTAAACTATTATGAAATTTAACATCCCATAAGAAAATAGATAGTAACCGTAGTAAATTTGACATAACAAGTATATTGTAAGAAGTTGGCAACCAAGCAAAAAGGTAGCTGAAACCAAATGTAGGTGCTAAAAGCTTTGTTGTATGCACTACTTAAGTACTTCTACAGCAACAAGAGAAAGTAAAAATAACTTTACCATTGTTCGTGCCTCTAAGCTTATGATCAAGTATGCATGAAATTCATCTTCCTCCGCAGCAATCTTGGATGTTTCCGAATTATGACCTCGAGAACTCTTGTGATAGACAGTCCAAATACCTTTAACTCCAGGTAGTTCAACCTTAAAATTTTGCAACTCGCATGAATTTCCAATTATTAGAAAAAACTACATTGCAAAAGGACTGCATATTGACTTCATATACAACCAATTTACATCCAAAAGGCAACACTACAACACATAGGAAATGAGGAAATGCAACTTTtaaagtaccaaaaaaaattgaaaacatgaCCAATTCACAAACAAATAGCTGTTATTTTTTAACTGATAAGGACAGATAGGTCCCACTTTACTCACCTCAAACACAGGGGGAGGTTATGAAGAAACATGGAAGATGATCATTTAACAATATGCAATCCAACACAAGCAACTTGCAAAATCATAccccaaaaaaaacaaaatgggATGAGAGAGCAAAAGGCCAAAGTGATGCCGAAAAGGAAAGCAAGTAAGTACATACAAGCCATTAATCTTTTAGAACACACCTCAGTAATCATTTCTGGGCGGATTGAGCGCTGAAGAACGCAGAGTGCACCATTCTTCCCATGTCCAGAACAGCAAACCTGCAAAGACATGCATCagcaaaaatcaaattgaaGCAAGCAACCAACTGGGGATCGAAGAAAACTGCAAAAGGATCAACGCTGAGATCCACCCAAGATTCGTTGCGCCAAAACATATGCAAAATCAACTCACCAATTCATAATTACTCTGCTTAGAAATTCCAGTGGCATTGGGATTTGCATTGATCCTTAAACCATATGAGAAATCCTTCAATGGACCAATATTAGTCAATGAATCCCGTACCGCAAATGTGAAAGATTTCTGCAAAGAATCACATAAAGCAGAATCACATAAAGCGGAATTATGTATAGCAGAATCACTAGGgaattaaataaatacaaaattaagagCAATATTTGGAATTAAGGCAATATTAAATCATGCACATAAGCAATTCTTtagtcacaactcacaagcaCGCCTTCCAatccaaataacaaaatatcAGCTTTATATATTTGTTAAGGTTATGTATATCCCAGCCCCTAAACTCTACCTAGGTGGGAGTCACTTAATAGTTAATCATATTATGGTAATAGAATGTTGTGATCTCTTATTTTCCTCAATTTAAATGTTCTGAACACCTAAAAGACCAGAAATATTAGATCAAATTAGTATGAAAAATAACTGTGACACAAAGCACAAATGAAATGTATGTATTTGTCATTCAAGACAATACCCATCCAACTAAACACATTTTTGGCAAGCGTTTAGATTCATCCAGACCAATATCAAGCATAAAGAATAACTTGGAGGAGAacgaaaaacaagaaaataaacaaaCTTTTGTATTGACTAATAGTGACAACTATGGCTTTCTAAGAATCGTGAGTCTGAATCCAAAAACCTTTACATCAACAAAAGATGTAACAAAAGGTATCTTGTCTATTATGATATTTGAAATGGTTTTGTGTTAAGGTATCTTATCACCAAAATCAAATGGAACAAAAGGTTTCAAGACTTTGAGAATGATTTTGTGTAAAAGAGGAATATATAAAGGGGACTGATAAGATAGTTCAGCATCATCACAATTGACAAGACTGGGTCATTTTTTGTAAAGAGGCTATTATGAAACACTGATATTCttgaaaaaatagtcaaaaaataTTTCCTCCAACTGATATTTAGAAGACAAGGAATCATCCTTAATCCCTTTCTCTTTTTTTGGAGGGGAAGACGTCAAAGAGAATACCCAACTGAAGATGTCACTAGGAAACAAAATTTTTAACAATGCAAACCATTGCAGTTTGTGTTTAACTCtagggaaatttcacatggtagcatcgaactttcataaAACGCCAATGGTAGCACTTTTgcaagatttttccacatggtagcatccagtttatgccttatctaacagCCATagcatttttctttaaattcttgtcaattttcgtttaattcaccattttgacgtttctatacttattaagtgttggttattgcctttataatttgccctaaaccatttttatgctctcaaatgttcaattcaccattttgacctTTAATTCACCCTTTAATTCAtcaatgctctcaaatgttgtaacaactttgttttcattcaaattgttggcattttTGACAAAAGGTGCCTTAAGCACTATAACATAAGCCATAATATTCACTTAATGTACTTAACTaggattataaagttcaaaaggtgcatttaaAGTACTAATACATATGTACTTAACCAGGGTAaattataaagataataatttgaatgaagAGGTTTGACGAATTAAATGGTGAATTACACGTCAAAAtcgtgaattaaacatttgagagcataaaatgGTTTAtcgcaaattataaagacaacaaacaacacttaataagggtagaaatgtcaaaatggtgaattaaacggaatttgacaaaaatttaactaaaaatgctacggcagttagataaggcataaactggatactaccatgtggaaaaatcttacaaaagtgctaccactggcgtttcatgaaagttcgatgctaccatgtgaaattgcAGTACTACAGTAAGTTGATCGTCTACCACAATTTCGTCCTTTGGTTCTTCCTCCATGGTACTTTTTCACCTTATTTCGGATGAATGGGTTTGGTTGTGTTTTGTCAAAGATGTGTTTATAGCTTAGAAGGGAAGGACTCAGAAAGATTGGTTTGCTGAGATCTGTCTGCACTTCATAGATGCACTGGTAAAGaaagaaaccaaaaaaattCTTTTCAAGGAATAGCTTCCCCAATCAAGGCTTCAAGTTCAACTAGATATAGCTGATGTCAAAATGTCATCGTCTCAGAGAAAAACTTCAAAACCTTCATTGGTAGATAAGAGCTTGAGGGCTTGAGCCTATTTGTCCTTAGCCATCCCACGCTCGTTGGTGATGTTGAAATAAAGCTCTTTCCAGAAACAAATACCATAAAAGAAAAACGAAAACAATACTATAGTCACtaaaaaattcaaacatgagGACAGACCTGTGCTGAGTCTGCTTTATTTAGGGTTGAGCCATACAAAGAAAGCTCCTCGCCACCAACTATATCTTGTAAAGCATCTGAGGAGGAGCGTCGTAGACGTTTGGTTGACGGGGCATCACCTTCAATATCCCCAACCTGTAAAACAAATATCTTTTTAAGAGGTAGCAATGGTTGATAATGTAAAAGAGATATAATATTAAAAGGGAAAACACGAGTGGACAAGACGTTCCTCACAAATTGATACGACAGAAAACTAGAAACTAACCCTTGTTGAATTATTGGGGGGTATTTACAATCAAGGCCTAATATTTCATCTCAAAAGTTCAAAAAGTAATCCAAGAAAGcatatagaaaaaaaatgaagggaATAAAGAGAGGAAAAGTATAAAGATGATAGTTCAACCAGTTGAAAAAGCTACATGAATAAGATAGATTTTAGGGTTCAAAACGCACCTCTTCCTTCACAGAAGATGCAGAGGATGTAGCTCCTGAAGTATATTGCACAAGCAAGCTGTCTCCCAAGCGGCTACCCAGAAAGAATAAAGAGTTTCCAACCGTTGTGATATCCTATAGAATAGCCAAATCCAATCAATAATACTCgataaaatatttcatttgaaaaaaaCCCtggaaaaaaaattcttcatatGAAGTGGTGAATCATGAAAAGAATCTTAAAACACGgtaatatatgcaactaaccgACGTAAGAACAGAAGCTCTGGATTTCACAAGGTCAAGTCTCTGCACAACCCTACATATCAAGATGACAAAGATTAAGTCAGAAACAAACACACATTTTCTTCACATTTTATTCACTTCAATGTCAACAACTTCTCAACAGCATATGCCATGCATGTTCAGATCACAATATCATGAATTGCAAGGAACAGTAGTGTTTGTTTCTCTACAAAAATTAATTCCTCATCTCCTGACAAGTTAGTGAAAGAACAAGACTGTAGTGTTTGTCtcaacaaataaaatcatttaactAAAAACTATCGGATTTCAAATAAAGACTTGAACATTTAAATCAACAGAACAACATAAATTTTGCGAATCTCAAGCTATTATGAATTCCGCCTTCAGCCTGAAGTTTGAGGGTACAATTCTCATCTACCACAAACCTTAAGAAAACTAATTAACTAAATCTAAATGGTGTACAATAGGAGCTTTAGCCCATTATCCCTTTACTAGGCATTGCAACCAACTAAAGTTTTGGCTGTAAACCAAAGAAACAGAAATCTTGGCATGTGTCATTCTTTTTAGCACAGCTAGACAACTCAGTTTATTCAAAACATGGgtttataaatatacataccCAACGCCTTATTTCATTCATCGGACTTATGATAATTCCTGGAAATGTAAGACGCTTCAAAGAAACACTAATCAATCAGTCCTTCATATACAATAGAAAAGCTGAGAGCGGTTTCATGCCAAGCTTCCATGGCGTTAGAGCTTGCACCAATAACAATCCAAAGAAGTTTTCCCAAATTAATATTGTAAGATTAAAGGCCCTTACTCCCATTTGCTTTTTTGGAagtatttttcaataatttcaaagaaacaaagaagTATATGAAAGAGATACAAATGCACTGTCACCATGCAGAAGAGGGATGGAGGGATAAATTATTGCACGCCCTCAAGCTCTTGTAAACTTTTATGGACTAAAAAGAACGAGTCACCAGAAGCTTGACAATCGCTACACAATATCCTCAACACAAGAAActtgattaatgtttttcaaTTTAAGCAAGCTCTCCTCTATCCTCAAACTTTCCtggtttattgttttattacaGATAGGATGAAAGTACGAAACCCAGCAACAGAAGTGGTTTTTTTCTCATTACTATTTTAT
Protein-coding sequences here:
- the LOC130806994 gene encoding cleavage and polyadenylation specificity factor subunit 1, which produces MSYAAYKMMHYPTGIENCASGFITHSIADSTPQFIPPIPSDDLDSDFPKSHGIGPIPNLVISSGNVVEVYVIRILDANAVSDAKRGGVMTGVSGASLELVCHYRLHGNVESMAVLSFGGNDTSKRRDSIILTFWDAKISVLEFDDSIHSLRVSSLHCFEGPEWLQLKRGRESFARGPLVKVDPQGRCGGVLVYDLQMIILKTVQAGTGLVGDDENVGFGGGTSARVESSYIISLRDLDIKHVKDFVFVHGYIEPVLVILHERELTWAGRISWKHHTCMLSALSVNTTMKQHPLIWSAMNLPHDAYKLLAVPSPIGGVLVISSNAIYYHSQSMSCALAVNNFAVSADGSHEMPRLSFSVELDTAHATWLANDVAMLSTKTGELLLLTLVYDGRVVQRLDLVKSRASVLTSDITTVGNSLFFLGSRLGDSLLVQYTSGATSSASSVKEEVGDIEGDAPSTKRLRRSSSDALQDIVGGEELSLYGSTLNKADSAQKSFTFAVRDSLTNIGPLKDFSYGLRINANPNATGISKQSNYELVCCSGHGKNGALCVLQRSIRPEMITEVELPGVKGIWTVYHKSSRGHNSETSKIAAEEDEFHAYLIISLEARTMVLETADLLGEVTESVDYYVQGSTIAAGNLFGRRRVIQVYARGARILDGSFMTQELNFGPNSGESGSGSDSLYVSAVSIADPYVLLKMSDGSIQLLVGDPSNCSVSINVPSVFEGSKKSISACTLYNDRGPEPWLRKASTDAWLLTGVGEAVDGSDGVTHDGDIYCITCYDNGTLEIFDVPSFKCVFSVEKFVSGKAYLTDSHVKDSLLEPHGVSKISEDTTGHVRKENAQNIKVTELAMHRWSGKHSRPFLFGILTDGTILCYHAYLFEAPENVKNEDGKGGKVSITLDSESPSRLRNLRFLRIPLDMYTREEVPVEGSLPRISTFKNVGGHQGFFLSGIRPAWFMVFRERLRVHPQLCDGAIAAFTVLHNVNCNHGFIYVTSQGFLKICQLPAGLSYDNYWPVQKMPLKGTPHQVTYYAEKNLYPLIVSYPVVKPLNQILSTLVDQEAGHQIDHDNLSADELQRTYTIDAFEVRVLEPEKSGGIWQTKATIPMQSSENALTVRMVTLLNTTTKENETLLAIGTAYVQGEDVAARGRVLLYALGRSDNPQNLVSEIFSKELKGAISAVASLQGHLLIAAGPKIILHKWTGTELNGVAFFDAPPLHVVSLNIVKNFILLGDIHKSIYFLSWKEQGSQLSLLAKDFGALDCFSTEFLIDGSTLSLVVSDEQKNVQIFYYAPKLSESWKGQKLLSRAEFHIGAHVTKFLRLQMLPASSYATPGPDKTNRYALLFGTLDGSIGCFAPLDELTFRRMQSLQKKLVDAVPHVAGLNPKSFRQFLSNGRAHRPGPDNIVDCELLCHYEMLPLEEQLEIAHQIGTTRLQILSNLNDLSQGISFL